The following proteins are co-located in the Sporosarcina pasteurii genome:
- a CDS encoding ATP-grasp domain-containing protein, which yields MTVGNEIFVPVLLGSDMNAYGMARSFHEAYGIKSLVLGRATLTATANSNIIEIREIPKLNEQDVFLPAILKIAEEYKDRKLLLLACGDDYAKLIINNKEKLTQHFAIPYIDKSLMERLVLKENFYEICEQYNFAYPKTTLCTYENKDTFEMNFDYPIIIKASNSVAYWNCSFPGKKKVFVAHDEAEKKAIIDAIYSSTYKDNLTIQEFIPGDDSYMRVLNAYVGKDGKVKLMSLGNPILEEHSPEGIGSYAAIINTFDKELLDKVRIFLEDIGYTGFANFDMKYDERDGQYKLFEINLRNGRSSYYVSASGHNLMKYVTEDHIYDKELPLTYAKDEHLWLIIPKGVLFKYTQNATLKRKAKQLIAAGKSTNSLFYNKDFNIVRWIKLTLNRLNYYRKYKKYFNNKGLS from the coding sequence ATGACAGTTGGAAACGAAATATTTGTTCCTGTATTACTAGGATCGGATATGAATGCTTATGGAATGGCTCGTTCGTTTCATGAAGCATATGGGATAAAATCGCTCGTCCTCGGGCGTGCCACACTTACTGCAACGGCAAATAGTAATATTATTGAAATTCGTGAGATTCCGAAGCTAAATGAACAAGATGTATTCTTACCAGCGATATTAAAAATTGCAGAGGAGTACAAAGATAGGAAATTATTATTGTTGGCATGCGGAGATGACTATGCAAAACTGATTATTAACAATAAGGAAAAGTTAACCCAGCATTTTGCAATTCCTTATATTGATAAATCGTTAATGGAACGACTTGTACTGAAAGAGAATTTTTATGAGATTTGTGAGCAATACAACTTTGCTTATCCCAAAACAACGCTTTGTACGTATGAAAATAAAGATACTTTTGAAATGAATTTCGATTATCCAATCATTATTAAAGCATCGAACTCTGTTGCTTATTGGAATTGTTCATTCCCAGGAAAGAAAAAAGTTTTTGTTGCACATGACGAAGCAGAAAAAAAGGCAATCATTGATGCTATTTATAGTTCTACTTATAAAGATAATTTAACAATCCAAGAGTTCATTCCGGGGGATGATTCCTATATGCGAGTATTAAATGCATATGTGGGAAAAGATGGAAAAGTTAAGTTAATGTCTCTTGGAAATCCAATATTAGAAGAACATTCACCTGAAGGAATTGGAAGTTATGCTGCCATTATTAATACCTTTGATAAGGAACTATTAGATAAGGTTCGTATATTTTTGGAGGATATCGGGTATACAGGCTTCGCCAATTTCGATATGAAATATGATGAACGTGATGGTCAATATAAATTATTCGAGATAAACTTAAGAAATGGTCGTAGTAGTTATTACGTCTCCGCTAGTGGACATAACTTGATGAAGTATGTAACAGAAGACCATATCTATGATAAAGAATTACCGCTAACTTACGCAAAAGATGAGCATTTATGGTTAATTATTCCAAAGGGAGTTCTTTTTAAGTATACACAGAATGCAACGTTAAAACGTAAAGCGAAACAATTAATTGCAGCAGGCAAGTCTACAAACTCGCTTTTTTACAATAAAGATTTTAACATTGTTAGATGGATTAAATTGACACTAAACAGATTAAATTACTACAGGAAATACAAAAAATATTTTAACAACAAAGGTTTGTCTTAA
- a CDS encoding aspartate/glutamate racemase family protein yields MKKKTLGIIGGVGPLATMFIGEIIVRRTAAEKDQDHVNMVITNNTNIPDRTAFILGESRENPVPVIVSDAKRLQEAGVEILAIPCNTAHSFLNEIQQGIELPVIDMIQETAMRAKEKGARRVGILGTTGTISTGIYQAACERFDMEAVVPHEDVQAVVMSMIYDDIKAGKPADPEKWAIIRQAMEDAQCDEVILGCTELSIVSQELQLQDCIDSLLVLAETAIQRCGYKVK; encoded by the coding sequence ATGAAGAAAAAAACATTAGGAATTATCGGTGGTGTAGGTCCGCTTGCAACCATGTTTATCGGCGAAATTATCGTAAGGCGTACAGCCGCAGAGAAGGACCAAGACCATGTAAATATGGTTATTACAAATAATACGAACATCCCCGACCGAACAGCTTTTATTTTAGGTGAAAGTAGAGAAAATCCAGTTCCAGTCATCGTATCAGATGCGAAACGACTACAAGAGGCGGGTGTAGAAATTCTTGCGATTCCTTGTAATACTGCTCACTCATTTTTGAATGAAATTCAGCAAGGGATTGAACTTCCAGTCATCGATATGATTCAAGAAACAGCGATGAGGGCCAAAGAAAAAGGAGCACGTCGTGTTGGCATACTAGGTACAACTGGAACAATCTCAACAGGTATTTACCAAGCGGCTTGTGAGCGTTTTGATATGGAGGCAGTCGTACCTCATGAAGACGTACAAGCAGTCGTCATGTCAATGATTTACGACGATATTAAAGCTGGGAAACCAGCTGATCCAGAAAAATGGGCAATCATCCGGCAAGCGATGGAAGACGCTCAATGTGATGAAGTAATTCTTGGGTGTACAGAACTCTCCATTGTCAGTCAAGAGTTACAATTGCAGGATTGTATTGATTCATTACTCGTATTAGCGGAAACAGCAATCCAACGTTGTGGTTATAAAGTAAAATAA
- a CDS encoding IS3 family transposase (programmed frameshift), which translates to MGTRVSYPYEVKMKAIEMRLAGVPVKQVLEELNIKNHSQLKVWMKWYREGEIHRLYQPVGKQYSFGKGPEYGSNEQRLAAENRYLKQQIEVFKKVQRVGEEVVGQAFVELVEELKDKMPIKEICIHMGVARSTYYRWKKESRKENSKAKRDEEIGKLCTEHKFRYGYRKIAALMPGISERTVQKVMQKYGWSCRVKVKKRKVTGQPAYVADNILHRDFHATAPLQKLVTDITYLPFGQSMLYLSSIMDLYNGEIIAYTIDGKQNLSCVLDTLNQLDSLPEDIILHSDQGAVYTSYEYQKQIKEKGITMSMSRKGTPVDNSPIEAFHSTLKSETFYLDDIHSTTNACVIQIVEDYINYYNNIRIQTKLNNQSPVDYRQLVA; encoded by the exons ATGGGAACAAGAGTGAGTTATCCTTATGAGGTGAAAATGAAGGCGATTGAAATGCGTTTAGCAGGAGTACCAGTAAAACAAGTATTAGAAGAGCTGAACATCAAAAATCATTCACAGTTAAAAGTTTGGATGAAATGGTATCGAGAGGGCGAAATTCACCGACTTTATCAACCAGTTGGCAAGCAATATAGTTTTGGAAAGGGACCAGAATATGGGTCAAACGAACAACGTTTAGCAGCCGAAAATCGTTATTTGAAGCAACAAATCGAAGTTT TTAAAAAAGTACAAAGAGTTGGAGAGGAAGTGGTTGGACAAGCATTTGTAGAACTGGTTGAAGAACTTAAAGATAAGATGCCAATTAAGGAAATTTGTATACACATGGGAGTCGCTCGATCAACTTATTATCGTTGGAAAAAAGAGAGTAGAAAAGAAAATAGTAAGGCAAAGCGTGATGAAGAGATTGGAAAGCTATGCACGGAACATAAATTCAGATATGGATACAGAAAAATCGCTGCATTAATGCCTGGAATCAGCGAGAGAACCGTCCAGAAAGTGATGCAAAAATATGGTTGGTCATGTCGTGTTAAGGTGAAAAAACGTAAGGTTACAGGTCAGCCTGCTTATGTAGCGGATAATATACTACATCGGGATTTTCACGCCACAGCACCTTTACAGAAATTAGTGACTGACATTACTTACTTGCCTTTTGGACAATCGATGTTATATCTTTCAAGTATTATGGATTTATACAATGGAGAAATTATTGCTTATACGATTGATGGTAAACAGAATTTATCATGTGTTTTAGACACACTTAATCAACTTGATTCACTACCAGAAGATATTATATTACATAGTGATCAAGGAGCTGTTTATACTTCTTATGAGTATCAAAAACAGATAAAAGAAAAAGGAATTACCATGAGCATGTCCCGCAAAGGCACGCCTGTTGATAATTCCCCAATCGAAGCGTTTCATTCCACCCTAAAGTCTGAAACGTTCTATCTCGACGACATACATAGCACAACCAATGCCTGTGTTATTCAAATCGTCGAAGATTACATTAACTATTATAACAATATCCGAATTCAAACGAAACTAAACAACCAATCGCCGGTAGATTACCGACAATTGGTTGCCTAA
- a CDS encoding DEAD/DEAH box helicase yields MSFVEKMDTVFQEKWKFKNEMPIQTKMVPEVLDGNDIVAESPTGTGKTLAYVLPILHLVDGTKKQTQALIVVPSQELAMQITDVIREWIAGTAITVAPLIGGANVKRQIERLKKKPTIVVGTPGRLMELSQSRKLKLFDIRHIVLDEGDVLLSREHRVKIKNMISGANPDRQVIVVSATITDEIERVANEFMDEPLHIKLAAKHIPRAGTVTHSYIETPVRDKTDLLRGLSHLPNIHALAFVNNVDQVWMKEAKLLYNKAPIVVLHSNMRSAERQQALESFRKGKSSILIATDLAARGLDIEGLTHVIHVDVPHTIEQYLHRSGRTGRAGEDGEVLTLLAPHEEGDYRKLTKGLHPTEKTWRHGKLQEKPNIRRK; encoded by the coding sequence ATGTCTTTTGTAGAAAAGATGGATACAGTTTTTCAAGAGAAGTGGAAGTTTAAAAATGAAATGCCCATCCAAACAAAGATGGTGCCTGAAGTACTTGATGGAAATGATATCGTTGCCGAGTCGCCAACTGGAACAGGGAAAACGCTCGCTTATGTACTGCCAATTTTGCATCTTGTCGATGGTACAAAAAAGCAAACACAAGCGTTAATCGTTGTGCCTTCCCAAGAACTCGCGATGCAAATTACCGATGTCATTAGAGAGTGGATTGCAGGTACTGCGATAACAGTTGCACCATTAATTGGAGGCGCAAACGTTAAACGCCAAATCGAACGCTTGAAAAAGAAACCCACAATCGTTGTCGGAACACCAGGGCGATTAATGGAATTAAGTCAATCTAGAAAGTTGAAGCTATTTGATATACGGCATATTGTGCTTGACGAAGGTGATGTCTTATTATCACGTGAACACCGCGTTAAAATTAAAAACATGATTAGCGGAGCAAATCCAGATAGGCAGGTTATCGTTGTCTCGGCAACAATTACGGATGAAATCGAACGTGTTGCGAATGAATTTATGGATGAACCGCTACACATCAAGCTGGCGGCAAAACATATTCCGCGCGCAGGCACAGTCACACATTCATATATCGAAACACCAGTACGTGATAAAACGGATCTCTTAAGAGGGCTTTCTCACTTACCAAATATCCATGCGCTCGCTTTTGTAAATAATGTAGATCAAGTTTGGATGAAAGAGGCAAAGCTGCTTTATAATAAAGCGCCGATTGTTGTTTTACATTCTAATATGCGATCAGCTGAGCGACAACAAGCATTGGAAAGCTTCCGTAAAGGAAAGTCAAGCATTTTAATTGCCACCGATTTAGCTGCTCGAGGTCTAGATATCGAAGGGCTAACACATGTCATTCATGTAGATGTACCCCATACAATTGAGCAATATTTACATCGTTCAGGAAGAACAGGACGCGCTGGAGAGGATGGAGAAGTATTGACATTACTTGCGCCTCACGAAGAAGGAGATTATCGCAAACTTACGAAAGGTTTACATCCAACTGAAAAAACTTGGCGACATGGGAAATTACAAGAAAAACCAAATATAAGAAGAAAATAA